The proteins below come from a single Parageobacillus thermoglucosidasius genomic window:
- a CDS encoding ArsR/SmtB family transcription factor has protein sequence MANDVCEVFSINAEKVDAVRQRINEINGVEQLFKALADATRLKITYALMLEKELCVCDVATIIGCTVATASHHLRLLRDMGIAKHRKEGKLVFYSLKDDHVEQLVALALVHSKEGEESDGK, from the coding sequence ATGGCAAATGATGTATGTGAAGTATTTTCCATTAATGCAGAAAAAGTGGATGCTGTCCGGCAGCGCATCAATGAAATTAACGGGGTGGAACAGCTATTTAAAGCGCTCGCCGATGCGACGCGCTTAAAAATTACGTATGCGTTAATGCTTGAAAAAGAGCTGTGCGTCTGTGATGTTGCGACGATTATCGGCTGCACGGTCGCGACCGCTTCTCACCATTTGCGGCTTTTGCGCGATATGGGCATTGCCAAGCATCGCAAAGAAGGAAAACTGGTGTTTTATTCGTTGAAAGACGACCATGTCGAACAGCTTGTTGCTTTAGCGCTTGTCCACAGCAAAGAGGGGGAAGAAAGCGATGGAAAATAA